The genomic window GCCCCATGCTACTTTGGTTAGCTTCCTATTCATCTCAATATTACCATTTAGGATTAATGGTTTTGTAATATTTGCTGACTAATGTCTAAAGTTGAAACATCAAAACCATTTTGCCATCTTGTTAAACAGGGTTACCATTCGGTTTTAATAACTGCTTGATTTATTTTCATTGACTTAACTGAATCAAGCCATGATATATCTCTTTCTTCCCTGCAGCAAAAAGGTCTCAAAGTCTCTTGAGAGTGACTTCAGCAATAAGATGAACCAGCTCCTGCTAACAGTCCTGCACAAACAAAGACAACAACGGATAATGGATGATTTTGGAGGATACTATGATGAACGCATGCACTGGAGGCACAATGATGAAATCCAGAATGCTGATCAGGTGGTATCTGCGCCGTGTTCATTAGCTCCTGTCTCACATCTTGCAGCTCATCAACAAGAGAGTTGGCAGCATTCTTCATTTGGAAGTCAACATCATGAAAACCAATACTTACTTGTAAGTGAACTGCTGTTTAATGTCAGTTGTGGAAAAAATCATATTCTTACTGCATTCTCTGTTATAGGAAATGGAGGTCAGGGTAAGGGGTGAAATGTCTCAGATTCATCATGAACTATATGAACTACGGAAGTTGGTGGAAAGTTGTATTGCATCCCAAGTAAAGATCCAACACTCCATTAAAGAAGAGGTGTGCAGTGCACTTCGTGAGGCTGGTGAGTTGTGATGCAATTTTCCAAAGTTTGTTTTTTCTATCTGCGACTACTAAAAATTTAGTCCAGAATCTGGTCTGCTTAAAGCAACCCAAGTTTCCATATAGGAAGTAGGGACTATCtgtaaacaacaacaaaaaaagaaaagaccaTCTGACAGTATGAGAAGTTACATTTGGCTTTTAAGGCAACACTCTGCTCTTTTTTGAGCTGTCAGTGCAAGTGAGCTAGGTTGCCTTGAAAGACCAATCATCTGTCTCAAGAAAAAGACTACAGCTATGTTTGGGGTGACAATATTCAGAAAGAGTTACTCTAGTCTTCAAGCAAGACTATGTGCATAGCTTCTAGGCTTTGCACGGTACCTTTTGGCTGCTTTGCTGAATTAACTGATTCTGCCATGAAGCCTGTAGACTACTTCAGGAACTTAGTTCTACCATCTTAATTGTAATTTATTTGTAATAATTGATGCACACCTTTATACTCAATTCTTTTCCTCTGATGCCATTTCTTGAACAGGGTTGATGCCAAGCCAACCCGACACAACAGCAAAAAGGGGCAGTTGCTGCATCTGCCATCGAATGCAGGTTGACTCTCTACTTTACAGGTAATGATTTGGAGGGATAGATCGTGTACTTTGACTCACTTTAACTAATAATTCATATCTTATTTCTTGCTTATTGTTAGTAACCTCTTTGTTCACAAGAACCTCACATGTTCTCATGCATGcttaatataataatataaagaACGCACAATGCTCTGTGCAGCACTGCTAAGTGAGTTCCTTATGATCCATTCAGGTGTGGTCACATGTGCACCTGTTTCAACTGCGCCGATCAGCTGAAATCGAGCAGCAGGAGCTGTCCACTCTGTCAATCTCCTATTGAGGATGTTGTTCGGGCACGCTGAATTTTTGAGCTGTAGGATTtaggaaagagaaaaaaaggagctGGCACTCCCAGATTTTAGATGCGGAGTTTATGAAGCCCTGGTTTTGAGGAGGCTTCTTACCTTTTGTTAACCACACCACAAAGTATACGAGCTAGTTCTTGGAGAAATGTAAATAGGCTTTTTTGCGCAAGAGCAGTGTGCGTGTATTGCCTGAAAGGAAAACGGAGTTTTAATCAAAATGCTGATCCTGTTTCTGATGACTCTTGTCCTATCTGATTCTCAATTGTGTTTGAATCTACCACAGTCGAGTGTTGTGCAGAGGATTGAACTCACGGAATGATATTTCATGTTTTGGTCCACTGAtgatgattatatatattgaaacTGAACTTATGGCACTTACAATGTCAGATTACAATTCAGCATATGATGGAAAGGAATGGTAGAGGTAGTTCCACAGTCAGGAAAACTGAACATGCAATCAACGGACTAGAGTTTGGCTTCAATCCCGGTAGTGCACAGGTGTGGTGTCACGAATGCATTACGCCCTGAACTCTCTCTGGCCTACAAAACGCCGCGAGGGACGGTCGGTGTCTGCGGAGGCGAGGACCCTTACAACGGCGTGGGTGCCGGTGCAGAGCTCGACGTCAAGGAGAACCGGACGTTGCGGGACGAATTCCTGCCGGACGCGTCCGTGGACACCTTTCCCAACgatggccgcggcggcgcgccCACCGGCCTCTTCTTGAGCACGCTCTTCCGGATGCCGTCGCTGTCGAACACGAACGCGGCGCACACCGGCAGGTCGGACTCGTCGTCGTCGTGGCAGCCCAGCATGAGCTCCAGCGGCAGGTCGAAGTAGGACGACGAGGCCCCGCCGTCGAGGTCCAGGCCGCGCGAGGACGTCGACAGGGAGCCGCAGTCGAACCGCTCCAGCGACACGGCAAGCGACATGGTGTTCGGACGTGCCGTACCTGGGCCGGAGTACTCTTCCACGGCGGCCCTGCCGAACGTGCCCGGGTCGTCGGACTCCGCGGCGGCCCTGCCGAATGTCATTGACGCCGAGCGAACCGGCTCCGTGGCCGACGGTTTTCTCCTCCTGGTCAGCCCTGGGAGGTACAGACAGCAGTTGAACCCCGCGTGCGTCGCCTGGTTGCGACGTCCGTTCTTGCCGCGTGCGTCACCGATGGCGTAGCATGTCCGCTCCTCATCGGCGCCCGCGGTAGCGATGAGCGGCACGTCGCTGCCCCAGCGCTGCGGCTCGCCCGCCCTCCGCTCCGACGACGAGAGGACGGCGTTGAACCCGCCGTCGCTCAGCTCCGTCTCACCGCCGGCGGAGGACCTACTCCTTGGCAGCAGCGCCTTGGGGGACACCTGCGCCGACGACGCCGCGTGCGCGTCGTCCCATCCTGTGGGCGCGGCCGGAGCCTTTAGCCGGCCGTCGGCGGACAGACGCGGGGATGGCGCCGCGGGGCTCGGCACGCTCGCGCTGCCGAACGGAGCCGGCGATACGCCGCGGTCAGCGACGGAAACGGAGGGGATGGGCAGCGGCCTGTCGATGTCGAGCCGGGAGAACTGCCGGAGCGAGAAGGGGTCAACGGCTATGTCCTTCTCCTCCGGCTCTTCCGGGCGTCCTTGCCATTGCCACCGGAACGCCTCTCCCCGCGCCACCTCGATCTCGCGCGTGGTGCCTCTGTCCATGTCGGCAAGCGTGTTCGCGTTGgcgagggagaggaggtggTTAGATCTTTGTCCGAAGCTAGCTAATGGCGAATCGGCGATAGAGCTTCGACACCAGTTAGGGGTCAGTGGAGTGGTGGATCGCACGCAGTAGCATGCGCGTTAGTGGCTGCGGTGTTGGTGCCCACTCGTGGTCTTGGCGCGCAGTCTTCTTCAGTTTCGGAGGTTGACGTGATCTTCTTGGGCCGGCAACGGCGCTGAGGATCTTCTTTTGGACCCTCTGCCATGAGCCGATCACATCCATATATGATCAATCCGCTCGCACTAGGCCGGCTATCAAGGCATATCCTCGGGTTAAAAATACATGACGTTTTAAACTTTTCACTGTATTTGACGTGTAATTTTGagcactattttttattagaatataattataatatctaataaaaatataatataacaaaagtattttccaaaataaatctacgtatataatttttatatttccaaactaaatattagAAGCTATTgacaatcaaaattttaaaagtttgactgaaTCTTGatcaaaacatcaaatatttatgaTAGGAGAGAACTATGACTTCGAGAACAcatttgtgaattgtgatccaaTAGAATTATAGAGCATGTCGTGGTTCTGGACTCTGATTTGCTAATCCCTGTAATTGGATTGAGAATGAGACTATTGGATAATGACCTAGCCGAGTTCTTTAAAAAAACACTAGTGACCCAATTAAAAGTGGTCTTCGTCGAGAAGGTGTAATCATGTATCGTGTGGTGCTAGTTTTATCAAAATGAACGAATCGGTCTGTAGAGTTCACACTATTATTATAACCTTAGCGAATCTTGAGCATTCAACTAATTACTCAAGCTGGGACTTCGGTCCTATTTTGATCTTGGAGCTCATTTGAGAGCATTTTCACCTCCTTCAACAGCAGCTAGCCCCAGTGGGAGCTCTTCATACTGTGACTTTGAGAACAcacttgtgaattgtgatccagTGGTGCTAGTTTTATTGAAAAGAACGATTTGATCTGTGGAGTTCACACCATTATTATATCCTTAGTAAATCTTGAGCATTCAACTAATTATCCAAGCTGGGACTTCGGTCCTATTTTGATCTTGGAGCTCATTTGCGAGATTTTCACCTCCTTCAATAGCAGCTAGCGCCAGTGGGAGCGATCTTCACACTATGACTTTAAGAACACACTTATGAATTGCGATCCAGTTATATCATAGACATCCTGATGTGGATATGGACTATGATTTTCTAATCCCTGTAACTGGATTGAGAATGGGACTATTGGATAAGGACCCAACTGTGTTCTTTAAAAAAACACTAGTGACCCAATTAATAGCGGTCTTCATCAAGAAAGTGGGTAGCCAATATGATCCTTTTATGgtatgtatgtaattttggtgattaatgataatatagccAATGAGATcaacatgtttgttaagtatatgccTTAgcaggtctcatgaatgcaatacatgaagaagtcaccacagCTAGGATAAAAGATTTATTGAATTAAAGAAGTCCCACGAAAAATATACACACCGAATGTTTTAGCGCAAGGCAGCTGTACACACCAGAGTTCCTGGGTgttttgtacacaccagatgatccgacgaTATGAAGTTATGCACACTGAAGCATTCTAGAAGGAGTTCAAGTGTTccacacaccggatgattcggcgCATAAAgttgtgcacaccagaggctTTGCTGGAACATTTTCCATAAGGTTTTCCATGGGCCCAATAAAGATGGAATTACATACGTCGGAAGATCCGGCGATGGTATCAGAGGCATCGCTGGAGGAttaacggctagtgacagctggtaTCGGCAGGCTGCGAGGGTGGaccacacaccggatggtcaggTGTTCAGAGAAGCTACACGCACGAACATCCAGCGTTAAGGAAAAAATatgtttgagtggagttccaacagctagttccTACTGCTGTACACGTCgtatggtccggtgtttgtaaTGTTGTTGacgctggatcatccagtgttcacggTCTTTTGTGATCGTTGGGGCAAAGGCTAGTGCGCAGATTtgtggctataaataccccctcccACTCAGCCATTTAAGTGTGTTGGAGTCTAaaaaagctcatatacacttgagaagacatccaagctaccgaagtgttaaaagtgatcatccaaggtaattaaacataagattaggaaatgattagtgctaatagccctagagagagttattgctaggtgttgctgcctagagagggaAGAAAAGAGTGAccatacattgtaccaagtggtacgccagtATCTTGGAggcttggtgactcgccggcactTTGAGTCATGGAGGCTCAAGCTTGTCAACCCTCCGACTTGGGGTGGAGCGGCGGTAAGATTCTTATACGGGGATACGGAGACCCTTGTcgtggtggctcaagctctgaagtgaagacgatagcaaatgaccagaagagaggcttgttgtgaggccttgccttggtggctcaacctaattgaggcctaggtggctcaaagGGTTGTGATCAGGTGTTGTCTAGGAGTTATATCCTAGGTGGCTattccaacgtggattaggggtgtcATTTATGTTATCGatatcatgggataaaaatctcttatgccgagtttactctctctaccttatttatgttttcgtattTATATTCTTGAAATCTaactttgcatgtttaccttcctagactAGTTttctaggattggctataggttacaaacttttttgaacggtagagtagacacactaaataaatatagagcacatttagatagaatttgatataggtttatcttctgaagtttttagagctgattaattttaaatgttttaattcacctccccctcttaggacatcattgATACCCCTTTAATTGGTATAAGAGCATTGTGCTAttaataggcttaacatcctagataCTTGTGGCGTCCGGGGTAGGGATGGATATAGGTAGTGCTCTATGTTTTGACGGCACTCACTTCCtccgttgaaaaattctaatgacttgtgaTTTGCAAGCAAAAGATTTAGATATTTGAAGAgtcatcaaggaggagatgaaggaACATCTCACAAACAAAGAGGGCCAATTCGATGCATTGGCGAAGAATATCCTTTTATCTTATCTATCTATTGATGCATTCAAttgagtatattctctcactaatgcacatgatatttggcctaacctcattgaaatacatggaGACACAAAGGacatgcacaatgagaaatatcatgtgctagtctctgaactcaatagcatcaaacaacttgcccataaaagtgctaatgacatgtacttacGAATATTCTTATCAACGAGATCAATAAGCTAGGTTTGACACCAACtggagatgatcaagtggtgagaagaatactttaagctctacttccaaagtacaagttgatagtatctatcatctacgacaataatgatatttgcaagatgactccaagccaaatttttggtaagatcaccgcccatgagatgaccataaacatAGAGGTTGAATCCTCCTCCATATCCGGTGCTAAGAAccttgccctcacaagcaagcaatcTTCTTGCCCACACATGAAAAAGAAGATGAGAATGTAAGagcaagaatcaagctcaagagaagatgatggtgacgaaggtgaagagagcgatgaagaagatgagcaaagcacctcaagttaTGAAGAAATAGATCTCAAAATCACCAAGCTtatctcaagattggagaatGACCTCAAGAGGATTAACGCCAAGAttaatcatccaatctccattaaagacttagtcaacataattgatcatatcaagaaggagaaaaagactAAGAACAAGAGGAAAACAAAGGGAAGAGGCAAAATATTTAaaagcataggaagatgagtgagtgaagatgaatgTTCAAGCTCAATGAtaagagcttcaccatccactcctccaagagaagttcttcctcaaggtcatcaacatacaagtcaccacacaagtgtcttatggcaaaAGATATGGAaagcgatataagtgatgatgaatctgatgagaatTCACCCTCTCGAGAAGAGCTTCTTGaattgataaatgagcaacaaagaaacttaaagaaaaaagctaaataacctaagaaattcaatgcccttaatgacattcatgtttcttttgtttttaattataaataattattgagaaaatttgaattgctaaacaagaagtatgaagagcttaaggcaaaacttgaggGTATTGAATCTCAACGTAAGGCTCCTTTGAAGTAATCTACCTCTACctttaatttcaattctaaggtagataattccacttcttatgatgatttgattgTTCTATCTAGCTCAGTCCTTTGTaatgagacatgtgttgagaattttattatagaatcatgtaataatcttattgcacaagagaatgatgagctgaagcaagaagtggagaagctcaaacAGGACTTAGTGAGATTAAAgagcaagaatcatgtccaacctcttcaagataaccgtgataaCATGGTGAATAAGCTTGTGAatgggtccaccgtgacataaTTCAAgtatcatcaagaaggtcacaagtccttccaatacaagcaagttaagaaggagactaaggagaagaaggcgatgaacctctcaaacaagacctCTAACTTCTACAATAAGCCAAACAGCAAGATCAAGAcgaagagcaaccactacaagctcaaaaagaagaacaatggtaaagtggttgcacacatggttggaagaaaGGACCGGATGTGGaatcaacccatttgggtgcccaagaaagtcatcaccaacataaagggaccctaatcggtttgggttccaaagaagacatGAAGTCCACGAGTTGGCTCGGGGGATTTGGAGATTTGActcataagatgaagtgaaggttcatgCAAAGAAGTAAATTGGACACGTTGATGAAAACCTTGATCACCATATAACCAAAATCCCACATCCAAAAGTAAAAGAGTTAATGCACTACTAGagaaataatttgtacagatggttcggAAACCTCGTGCAGGATGCTTTTTTGAACCGTTTGTGAAAAAGAGTCTGTATAAATCAAATTTGTAGTGATGGCTCGTGACTGGAGCCGTTTGTACTAGGagaatatcacagatggctcgcAAGTAGAGTTGTCTGTGAAATTGGTTTAGTACAGACAGCTCCTGTGTCGAGCCATCTGTGAAGTAgcaatagtacagacggcttcCATTTCTAGCCGTCTGTGATATGGGAATATCACAAACGGCTGTAGCTCTAGAACTGTCTGTACATACATCTGTACATTACTAAGtttatatattactgaatgtattCATAACAGATCATTCAACAACAAATTCACAGTCCATTCAACAACAGATTCGTAGCAGATcaaacatcttcattcaatatcacaaagtcatacacatatcATGCAAAGTCGTTATGAAACTCACAAAGTCACAAACATTCATTTATACAAAgtcacaaagtcatacacatatcATGCACTTGACCTTTATATTTGTCATTTTCATTCAAAGCAAatcaaagcattcttcattctttattcttgagtcaaccccgtgcctgacaatatataaaccaacaaattagctttagcgCACTGaattaaaaggaagtaatgagtttatttgtttcattttctatatcattagccatAAAGGTATAATAAATCAATAGGATGTAAGATGCAAgcatttataatatattaaactgaccagcttctgttgagattacaaaccttagCTCCTAAAGTGGTCGCAATCATGAAATTCCCCGCTCTCCTTTATTATCTCCGCACGTATGAAATAGATGAGccattttttaatatacatgaGATTGTTCTTATCAAAAATACTTGTAGAAAATTTATACgtctgtagaagaaaattaaaatagttaggcacgatgatgaaaaatgaattttaatatactataattacactaaccgacGGATATACCAGTGGACTAGAGCCAACGATTTGCAGCATATACTGAGCAACATAGTACCCACAGAGGTTGGTGCCCTACTACTGCTTGTGACATTGCAGAAATTTGTGCACGGTaaatttagttctatggaatgcatattataatggTAAATTGATGTGTGACTAAGGAATTATTACCGggaacttatgttggtgggtcATCAAGGGTTTTTCTCTTCGTACAAGCCTGCCCATTGAAACATACTTCGCGAATGTCCTTGTCAGATAGTCTGTCAAATCTGAATACCTCTCTGTGTTGTAATTCCTGAGATCGAtgtatatgcagtgttgattcTGTGGAAATATACAAACTAGTATCCAATGGTCTCGGTAGTTGTATTGTAGAAGAATAAGGTCCTTCATTCTACAGAGAGCGACCATGGCCTCCGCGATGTATTTCTCGACCTCCCCCGAAAACCATGTGATTATTGACCCACATACGAcctgtgggtcgaggaatccaattctcGGATTCTGTCTTGGCTTCTTAAATCATACGTCTACACATAACAGTAATGTAAATGAATGAACGTATTAATGAGTTATGAGGTTCATTAAGTATAGACCGCGATTAATAACACTTATAGTGTCCAACATCTCATTAGGCTGACGTCGAGTCTGTCACGACAGTataggaggaataaatcctcgaaggTCACGAGGAAGGTACCAGTCGGTTGTAGGAAATGTTACCACTGGTACTTAGCACTGAAACCATGAGAAGAGagatgtttctcctcatggatCCTTCTCATGTATAGATCGTGCAAAATCATACTTGATCAGCATAATTTCTCAAATGTTTTCTTGCTTAGAAACAATTGTCCTGCCACATAGGTGTTCGacagaggttcttcttctacctcattTCTCTTGTCCAACTTTTGTTGGCTCTGCGCTTTCTAGGAGGTGCCATTTTGGTGGATTGTTTGCTAGATTTGTTGGACAAttttgttgctcatgtggtgcagaaggagatttgacctttgGTGGAGCACGACAAAAAAGAGAAGTTGTTGTCGTCGCGTACTGGAGACAGCAACCGTCGAGGctgtggaggcggtggagggacAACCAGTGTTATAAACTTCTTCGAccactggatgaaggagtgggCGGCCTTCCCGAGTGGATGGCCTCCCAAGTGTCCTGACGTCGTCCTCTGGAGGAATAGGAAGTGGAAGGGATGTGCAATTCTCATATACCATGTCCATTGACACCCTAGCATAACCAGGCTATAGCGGAACTCCGTGAATCTTTTGTCCTCCGCCACATGAGAATGCC from Phragmites australis chromosome 14, lpPhrAust1.1, whole genome shotgun sequence includes these protein-coding regions:
- the LOC133890295 gene encoding uncharacterized protein LOC133890295, giving the protein MDRGTTREIEVARGEAFRWQWQGRPEEPEEKDIAVDPFSLRQFSRLDIDRPLPIPSVSVADRGVSPAPFGSASVPSPAAPSPRLSADGRLKAPAAPTGWDDAHAASSAQVSPKALLPRSRSSAGGETELSDGGFNAVLSSSERRAGEPQRWGSDVPLIATAGADEERTCYAIGDARGKNGRRNQATHAGFNCCLYLPGLTRRRKPSATEPVRSASMTFGRAAAESDDPGTFGRAAVEEYSGPGTARPNTMSLAVSLERFDCGSLSTSSRGLDLDGGASSSYFDLPLELMLGCHDDDESDLPVCAAFVFDSDGIRKSVLKKRPVGAPPRPSLGKVSTDASGRNSSRNVRFSLTSSSAPAPTPL